From Gossypium raimondii isolate GPD5lz chromosome 11, ASM2569854v1, whole genome shotgun sequence:
TCCGCAATCATGCTTCATATACTATTACTTTACAAGCATTTCTggttttatttatctattttttaatttgcagAAATGGAAGATTTCATGCTTTAGGCATGAGGGGTTCTCCCCAGAAAACCCAAAATCCGAGTATATTGAGCATTTCCTGCCCGAAGAATTAGTACAACCTGAGTTCAGTACGCCTAGTGCTCGCAAAAGAGATTGGAAATCAACTCTTCAGGAggtaatattttcttttaatcggTTCAGTTTAGTGGACCgccgatctttatttatttacatgccAGAATAGATGGTATGTTCAGTTTAATCTGCACGTCTGCTATCTATTATTGGCTACTCATTGAGTCTATTGCAATCAGCCTCTTCATAGGCTGGACAATCAATTTGTTAGCTAGAGTTTAGTCTGGGATAGGATTTGCGGGAGAAAATAGATGTTGCTCATTTGTGGACAATCGATCTTAACATGTATAATTCTGTTGATCCTACTTCTTTTGTATCAAGTAATTAAATCGGCAACATGACATTTACCCTTTACATTTTggtctctcttttttttggaactcgaaatgaaatattattgtagataatattatagttttatgGGATATAAAATTTGAGTGTAGTGCAGAATTGTCTAGTATGTCAACATGTTTGCTGatctcttttttaaattttgttgggAACATGATGAAATTAGTTGGTTTGCAGGCTGCAGATGCTGTATTGAGTGCAGTGGGTAGCAGGTGGACTGTACCATGGACAGCAAAGACAATTCTGCAGGTTGGCTTGTTACTCTGTAGAAATATTTGGCATCTTGATTGTGCTTTTACCTTGTGTTGATGTTAAGCATGCTCTATCAATTAATTACTCAGATATAAGAGCTTAAGGTCCATGAACTCTATCAATGAACATCCTCTGGGGCGAAGCTGCCAACTGGGAGCTTCATCCCATAATGGATTCTTTTGAGCCTAAATGAATCTGGGAGAGAAGAGAAAATCAAGAGATCCTTAGGTTTAATACCTGCTGTTAGATCATAGCTGAACTGGGATAAATCTTTGCTTATTGTTTTACATCTAGTAATCGATGATTTATTTGTATAGGAGATtagtattgaaaatgaatttgtgGAAGAATATTTCATAATAGGCTAAAATCAATCAAATCTGACACTATATTATTagcatttcattatttcaagaTTACAAACTATAATGATGGATTGAACTGAGGAATGGCCTCTTGTATGACAATCTCATTCAAACTTTGGATGAATTACAAACGTGTCAGTTAGTTGCATGATAATATTTTCTATGCTCACATAGGTTATGCTTCTCTGGGTAGCTGCTTTCTGGTTCATCGGGTCTTGGATGATTCCTTTTGCTGCTCACATGTCGGGGTTCAGCAAGGAATCTCTAACATTCAGAGGACAAGCCTTGTTCAGCCTTGTGACTGATGTAACCGAAGGTCTTGCTGGGATTGCGATACTCCACCGCTGTTTGTCTCAGTTTTATCCCCTTCCATCAGATTGGTTTAAATTTAGTTTGAGAGGGAAGTGGCTTTTCGATGTTATGCTAGGATGTCTCATGTTTCCTGCCATCAACCGATTATCACAGTTCAGCCTCAATTTATTACCCCTTATGCCATCTACACCCGTAACCCTTTCAAGTGTTGAGCAGTCAATTTTAGCAAGGGATCCAGTAGCCATGGCACTATATGCAATAGTAGTTTCGATTTGTGCTCCTGTATGGGAAGAAATAGTTTTCCGTGGTTTCCTACTCCCTTCATTGACCAGATACATGCCCGTTTGGTGTGCAATACTAGTCAGTTCAGTCGCCTTTGCTCTGGCACATTTTAATGTTCGGAGAATGTTGCCACTTATTTTCTTAGGAATGGTGATGGGTGTTGTTTTCGCACGGTCAAGGAATCTGTTACCATCCATGCTCCTCCATAGTCTCTGGAATGGCTTTGTGTTCTTGGATTTAATGAGATAACTGGCTTTGTTTTCTCATATCAGCTGTAATATAGGTTCATTCCTACAGAACCAAAAATACGTTCCAGGTCAATTTTCTGGGGCATGCTTTCTTTCTAGGCTTTCTAAGTGATTTCTCGATGATTGACAAGCGACTTCTTCGTATCTGCTACACAAATTGAATGCCTAGAAAACTTGTACAAGTCTCATCAACTGAGTGCTAACATGCATAATAGGACATTCAGTTAAATCCCAGCATAGCTTAAGAGAATTTGCCTTCACTGATTCTGTCTTGTCTTTGATTTTACCAGGAAACAGTAAAAAAGCAACAAAGAGAATGAAGATTATATATCTTGCATTTTGGCCAAATGCAAATCTTCCATCTTGGAATTGTAGAACTGcatgttttaatttgttaggtaagaaaaattttctcattcttcatggtgatatatatatatatacggtaATTATTCTATATTCTTCTAGTGGAGTTTTCCGATTTCacaaagttattattattattttaactttatccTACAATCATATGTTATCGTTTCATTTGCTTATGGAGTTTTTTcattgaaccaaaatttttcatagatatataatttttaaattatatcctACAACCATATCTCATTATTTTTAACCTTGCTTTTGGAGTTTTtcattaaaccaaataaattttcataaatatatactatatatatttttctggGTGTTTGAAATTCATAGCCAATAGCTAAAAACAATAGAAAACGGAATTGAGAACTCAATGTTTGGGATATATTggatgttttataattttattttgacgcCCACAGATTATTTATTTTGCCCGTACTTGAAAAATGATAGAGAAAATATATTCTAGTAAAATGCAGAGTATCAGGCCAGCAGGGTCTTCGCAAATGatagagaaaataatttatgcatattaaatgtatgtaaaatatttttacaccAGCCGTGATATTGATGGAATATTGGCAGTCAAAGTAGAGGATTGGTAAGTTGACACTGTGGATTATTGGTATAATTCTTTTTTACTAACttggaaataaaattttatattataaaaataagaatcaaACAGAATGTGGAATTCAATTTGCTTGGCACTAGTATCATTCTACAAGGTAATTTTAACCTATGGATTTGCTTTTATCAACATTACAAGTTAATGTTACTccaaatttacttttttttaatgggCCTAATCTTCCCAATAATTCTCACATTGAGatttaaacttttctttttattcaagttGGTCCTTTAACTGAATTAGGAATTTGTTACCACATTGTGGGTTGAACTTTTCTTTTGGTCCAAGTTTATCAATAAATTTGACAATTGTTTTCATACTAATGCCTGAACTATaagattttcaagaaaatatcaataactaacttgaaccaaaaaaaaaaaaaaatcaagctcCCAATTTTAGAGTAATTGTTAAGTTCAAGTATCAAAAgtgatttaactttttttttttgtggtatatttagattttagagAGTCCTTCAAAGTTGcttatatctatatatgtatgatattcAAGTATTGGATatgatttttcaagaaaatgatGATCATCCACAAACACAagggaaattgagagaattttgaacCCAATGTATAATGCACTAATCAAcatgaaaaatgataaaatattatcacAAAAGGCTATCATTTGTAGAAAAAACAAGATTTAAAACAGGATCCCATATTCATCCGGTGACTATAAAActaaaaagtataaatgaagggttctaattgatattaaaatgaaacataacCTTCATAAAACAGAGCTACCGCATATGTATGTCAAAACCTAGCAACAGCAAACATCTCGGCCCGTAAATCTGATCCTTCTTTCCTTTCAACCGTCTCCTCGGAATCTTAGAAATTTTGCATCAAACACTGCATACTGCTTCTTAATCTCATGCATTGCTTTCTCAGCAAATGGATCAACCTTGTCCTCATATTTCTCGTATAGCACAAGAATCGTGTGAAGTAGTATGAAGACTgttcgcaaaaaaaaaaacccgaaACCCGAAACCTTTATAAGGTAAAAGGAGGGTGAAGACAACGGCAATACCTATATAGAAAAGTGTCAAGAAGTTGCACCAACTTCCTACCAGACAAGACCCACAAGCTAGCAATCACCTGAAAAACTCACAATGCCGTTAGGATATAATTAACGAGTAAACTAACAAGAGTTCAGGATAGTGGCAAATGCGTATCTAACCATTATATCACTATCTTAATTACGAGCTTCAGATGAATGAATTGCTTTATGCTCGACCAGAAAGGCAAATGACTAAGAAAACATACAGCGAGGAACTTCTTAAAATCTCTTCCTGATGCGATATCCTGCAAGACAGAAAAGTCACAGTTGATCTCGAACCTAAGCGCTTGAGCACACTCTAAAACAGGGTCTTTAGGTATTTGAACTTCAGGGATACGTGTTGGGGACCTATTCAGAACGATTTCAACAATAGCACAAACAAAAAGGATACCTGAATCCAAATATAACCTCAAAATCAGACGATAAAATCGGCGGCTTAGTAGCTTACTTGTGGATGAAGGTAGTAACATTTGACCACAAGAAAAGTAATGCAAGTGTAAGCATCAACAAGTGACCCACTAGAGGGAGAAGGTTGTATTCCAGCAATTCCCGAGGGCTCCTGCTGATGCCTTTTTGTTCCTCCATAGGAAAAGGTCAGCCGCTATTACACATACACACAATTTCATCACATGAGTATGTATAGcacaattaaagaaaaaaaaaagaggcaaaGGGTAATAATTACTGATAATGATCACCTAAGTATCAAACTAGTATCGTTAAGAAAGGTTATTAATAATCAGTACCAACAGGAGTCACCCAGCTATTAGTAGATTTCTTTTAAGGTCAtccaactataaaaaattacaaaatgatcaccctactataagtatttttatttcttctttagtcacccaactatgaaatggtcagaaagaaaaataaaactgccaaaaacaaattacattattacACAGAGGGTTAGATCTTTtagaattaagactaaattgacacaatatataaatattgagggttaaagttactattatataaattttttaaaagctgCTATTGTCAGCTGGTgacaaaaatattgaatatatgcCGTGACCATTATGCAACTACAATAGTTAGGTGACTAAAAAGAAATTTGCGAATAGTTGCACGactactaatataatttacccaaaaaacccaaaaaataatcacagaaatcctaaaccctaacttCAAATATTCATGCTAAAACggataataaaatatcaaaaaccataaattaagcACAAGTAGCATTAATCAAAGCAAAAATCCAAGCTCGACCTTAGCCAGGTCTAACTCTTCAATGAccacaaaaaatatttcaaaaaaaaaaagagaaatttaagaaatgaaaaaaaaaagtttttgcAACATACATTTGCCTCCAACAAAAACATGGTGGACGGGTCTTTCTCTCCCAAAGAGACGAAACACCTTGTATTAGACCGACGTTTTTGATGGCTTATCGTCATCGGAATCAGACGATGAATCATGGCCGTGGATCTTCTCTGCTATCTTCTCCATCAACGATTCCTCGTGCTCCGCCATTTTCTTTTGAACCCCAATGTTCTAAAACCCTTACTACTAATTGTGAAAAACGTTTGAAGATTGAAAACCCCCCAaagttcaaaaaagaaaaacgaaaatcTGGAGAAATAATTTTGAGTGTTGTTATTTTTTACTAACGAGCTCAGCTCAGCTCCATTTTGtgataaaatagttttaatctGGACCGTTTATAACAGGAAGATTTTGATCTGGACCGTTGATAGCCCGTGGGCTTGTAAAAAAACCGGGAAAGATAAACGAATGAGACGTACGTTTTTATAGGTTCGAGGATTCACGGCAGTTTTATTTTTGACAAACTAATAAACCAATAATATTGCACCACGTGGAGTTCCATAAGCCGTTGGATTTGTATTATAcccatttaaattttaaagtcaTTTCTTGTTCAGAGTctttaactttattattaaGCCAAAATCTTTTTGATTATGTAGGAAAATTAGTTGATATATTATTACCGAAGTTTTTAAACTCCGTAAATAAGGTTTTAAGAATGAAACGTATCTCGTTTAATTCACTaacaatacataaaattatatctattaactaatatttttaattcaaatgcatatgaaaaattgttaaaattactatttaaaagtttagtaaataatttgatattcaagtttgatatttttttaatacggtacttgttttactttttggtttaatataATAGTTGTGTTTGATAAAAGTTATACGTGTTGTTACTTGACGTTAATggtataaatattttagtgtttaattgagttttatggttgatttgataaaattcataattaactaataatattaacaattaactttcatcaatcaaccttaaaagcaaaaaaaaaaaatcacggTCATCCGTCgcatttaacaaattaaatcaattcacaattaggaccaaatttattctattaacaaaataatgagAATCCAAccctaataatattagcaattaacttttatcaaatcaatCCTAAAATTTGAATCGAGACACTAAAAAGTAAACATTGTTTTCTTTGGGTGTCAATATGTATAActctttttcaaataaataatacaagtatcatattaaattttttttgtcaaactCGGGTATCAAATAAACCTTATACCAGACCAACAAATATTAGGTGCAATATTAAGTTACATTGCACTCTTACGGATAGAACTTAAGTTTGAATTTTAGAGACAATATTATTAAGAATAGCAACTACAAACTCCGAAAAGATGAATTTTCATGAACCGTAAAAcagatataaaatatacatattttaattaaaaaaaaaaaccaatcttTTGACACTTAAGAAGCCTGCACGACTTTCATGcatgtcctagtttatttaaaataagccATGGAATAAAATCTCTCCGATATTATGATAAAGACATGGTTGTGTGTTTACACAAAATCCTGTACCAGAAACACAAATCTGGTTTgtttgaagaaaataataaagttttttgtttggtttttagATTCTGGGTTGTCTTAATTGGCTCACATTGGAATATTTTTCGTACCTTTGCTTATccaattattaaatttcataaacaaTGGCTTCCAATTCTGGTTTTAGGAAAAAccatcacaaaaattaaaaattaatggaagaaaagaACAGAAGATGAGGTAATAGAAGTCTAGGTTGGCCCATTGTAAAACAGTTCAGTTCATACtgtaaaattgtaataataataaaaccctTTTGGATTTATACATAAATGAATGACGGtgattgagttttagcttaATTAGTATGGATATTGTTGTTAATATCAGAATATGCGAGTTCGAgtattatcttcttatttatgtGTTAGGGAGGAATCATGAATAATTCTAGACATTATTTCAAAAAAGTCAGAGATGACCAAAATCTCGAcagtaattataatttaattatataattgttgCCTTTTAatgctaaataaaaaaatcaaatgaccAAACACCCTTGACCAAACGGCTGACTGAATTGCTGGAAAAACAAGATGCCAACTCACCACACTCGCCGTatactattttgtttttatttatttgacgtCAAGGGAAAGCACCATGACAAACACCAGTGCCGATGATACCCTATCAATTCCGGAATCTCACATTTCCCATGACTAACAACAGTGAATTTTTAAACAACATgtgattaaattaatcaaatatttcCCATCAAGATTTTTCTCTGGAAAAAGAGTCATTGACAGGTAAAAGAATTTGTCTCTTTCCACAATTTgcacaaaaatattaaaacaaatttcaaatattttatacacTTATTTATACTCTACTATCTACCTTATAAATATACTTTCCTGTCACCATGTTTGTTCCAACATATATGTAAGAATGTCTTTTTTCATGAAATCTTCATCAAGATCGGTACATGAAGAACGACGTTGGTCGGCCGAGTTACCGACGACCCAAAGTGATCTATGCATGTCGCTAACGGTGTGGAGAAAATCGCTTGTAATGAGCTGTAACGGATTCACCGTGATTAATTCCGATGGTAATGTAGTTTATCGAGTCGAAACTTACATAGGACAACGCCCTAAAGAACTTGTTCTTATGGATGGGGTTGGAAAATCCATACTGACAATGCGACGTAACAAGGTACTATAATTTTCATACCTTTCATGTTTCTTcgactctttatttttttttattgaaatttaaggggattaatttatcttttttttatgaacAGAACCTTAGATTCTTGGATACTTGGTTTATCTATGGTGGGGAAATAGGTGCTCATTGTATATCAACAAAACGATCAGAGGAGCAACCGATTTTCTACGTAAAGAAATGTATTAACATCTTACATAACAACCCTAATGTACTAGCATACGTATATCGGGGCCGGTCAACGGACGAAAAGTACGTTTATATGATCGAAGGATCCTATTCGCATAGATCGTGTAAAGTGGTGAATGAGGCAAAGAAAGTGGTGGCTGAGATTAAGAGAAAAGATGCAATAATTGGAGGTGTTTCTTTTGGTGTAGAGGTTTTTATGTTGATTGTAGAGGCTGGATTTGATCCTGGTTTGGCAATGGCTTTGGTTCTTTTGTTGGATCAAATGTTTTCTTAGGTTttccagtttttgtttttgtttacgTCACAAGTAATTCATATTTTCGACCCAAAGTTGCATATCCAATTATTAGCTATTactctaatttttatatatatatatatatatatttatttttagataaaattacaataaaagtTCCTTGGAATCAGATTCTATTTTACCCCTTACACTAGAAAATGGATAAATCAAtcagttaaaattttatctagttttactattaaaaatagtGTAACTAATAAGATAACTAAACAAATGATACATGACATATCACATTCAGACACACAAAGACCAATTCttaactaaaatgaataaaattttttatttttcaacttaaAGTATAGAAACTAGTTTACCATTTTtcgtataaaaaataatttgactcttaatataaaaacttttatgatacttttacctacACTTGTAACTGTAAAGTTGAAATATAAGtatgaaatataattattagaatgtAAAGGACATGAACTTGAACTACGTAAATATGAATGTGGATAAGATCCTTCAAATAAATAGAAGTTCAAAAAATGGAACAATACTCCCATCAAACACATACTGGAAGATGAAAAGCTAAAGTGTGAGAAACTGAAATTTCTATTGCCTCAACAATTGCTCTAAAATATACAAGGCAAAGAAT
This genomic window contains:
- the LOC105801926 gene encoding uncharacterized protein LOC105801926, which codes for MLSSYCSHSFSQRPNLAPVFKFQVPNRRCTFSLARSSRIFESNSKLKKNKWKISCFRHEGFSPENPKSEYIEHFLPEELVQPEFSTPSARKRDWKSTLQEAADAVLSAVGSRWTVPWTAKTILQVMLLWVAAFWFIGSWMIPFAAHMSGFSKESLTFRGQALFSLVTDVTEGLAGIAILHRCLSQFYPLPSDWFKFSLRGKWLFDVMLGCLMFPAINRLSQFSLNLLPLMPSTPVTLSSVEQSILARDPVAMALYAIVVSICAPVWEEIVFRGFLLPSLTRYMPVWCAILVSSVAFALAHFNVRRMLPLIFLGMVMGVVFARSRNLLPSMLLHSLWNGFVFLDLMR
- the LOC105801923 gene encoding protein LURP-one-related 17; the protein is MSFFMKSSSRSVHEERRWSAELPTTQSDLCMSLTVWRKSLVMSCNGFTVINSDGNVVYRVETYIGQRPKELVLMDGVGKSILTMRRNKNLRFLDTWFIYGGEIGAHCISTKRSEEQPIFYVKKCINILHNNPNVLAYVYRGRSTDEKYVYMIEGSYSHRSCKVVNEAKKVVAEIKRKDAIIGGVSFGVEVFMLIVEAGFDPGLAMALVLLLDQMFS